A single window of Engraulis encrasicolus isolate BLACKSEA-1 chromosome 20, IST_EnEncr_1.0, whole genome shotgun sequence DNA harbors:
- the mgat1b gene encoding alpha-1,3-mannosyl-glycoprotein 2-beta-N-acetylglucosaminyltransferase b isoform X2: MKRVCSSLLSLMWCHWAMLRKRGSLILCGAFLFVAWNALLLLFLWGRPPIGRLGGGGGAEPGGGEEWGMGKGKGGSNLAGEVIRLAEEVESELETQKKLLKQIQTHRSLWEQQKESEKRGSEQLEKELRNEEQNKPPAPRPQKPNSAAEQQQQQKQEDPHKPLYPDPPDEHKPEAIENNEVLKEKGDGDLAGPKSEPQPVIPILVIACDRVTVRRSLDKLIQYRPSAELHPIIVSQDCGHVETARVIGSYGSQVKHISQPDLADIAVRPEHRKFQGYYKIARHYHWALNQVFNTLGYDTVVIVEDDLEVASDFFEYFRALHPFLRTDPTLWCVSAWNDNGRDGLVDPGRADLLYRTDFFPGLGWMLMKEMWNELEPKWPKAFWDDWMRQPEQRRDRSCVRPEISRTITFGRKGVSLGQFFDQYLRYIKLNTEFVPFTKRDLSYLERKRYDENFVKEVYSAPLVKVEELHSGSLKGAGPFRVQYSSRDSFKALARSLGVMDDLKSGVPRAGYRGVVSFMSRGRRIFLAPPDGWTKYDTSWS; encoded by the exons tTTGTTCCTCCCTGCTCTCCCTGATGTGGTGCCACTGGGCCATGCTGCGCAAGAGAGGCTCACTCATCCTGTGTGGAGCCTTCCTATTCGTCGCCTGGAACGccttgctcctcctcttcctctggggCCGGCCTCCCATTGGTCGACTGGGGGGAGGTGGCGGGGCAGAgccggggggaggggaggagtgggggatggggaaggggaagggcgGGTCTAACCTGGCCGGGGAGGTGATCCGATTGGCTGAGGAGGTCGAGTCCGAGCTGGAGACCCAGAAGAAGCTTCTAAAACAAATCCAAACTCACCGGTCGCTATGGGAACAGCAGAAGGAGTCTGAGAAGAGGGGCTCGGAACAGCTGGAGAAGGAGCTGAGGAACGAGGAGCAGAACAAACCCCCTGCTCCACGTCCTCAGAAGCCCAACAGCGCAGccgagcagcagcaacagcagaaacAAGAAGACCCGCACAAGCCGCTTTACCCAGACCCGCCCGACGAACACAAACCTGAGGCCATCGAGAACAACGAGGTCCTGAAGGAGAAGGGCGATGGGGACTTGGCCGGCCCCAAGTCAGAGCCGCAGCCGGTCATCCCGATCCTCGTCATCGCCTGCGACCGGGTCACCGTCCGCAGGAGCCTGGACAAGCTCATCCAGTACCGGCCCTCCGCCGAGCTGCACCCGATCATCGTCAGCCAGGACTGCGGCCACGTCGAGACGGCGCGCGTCATTGGCTCCTACGGCAGCCAGGTGAAGCACATCAGCCAACCGGATCTGGCCGACATAGCCGTGCGGCCGGAGCACAGGAAGTTCCAGGGCTACTACAAGATCGCCCGCCACTACCACTGGGCCCTCAACCAGGTCTTCAACACCCTCGGCTACGACACGGTGGTCATTGTGGAGGACGACTTGGAG GTGGCGTCTGACTTCTTTGAGTACTTCCGCGCCCTCCACCCGTTCCTGCGCACGGACCCGACCCTGTGGTGCGTCTCCGCCTGGAACGACAACGGGCGCGACGGCCTGGTGGACCCGGGCCGGGCGGACCTCCTGTACCGCACCGACTTCTTCCCAGGCCTGGGCTGGATGCTGATGAAGGAGATGTGGAATGAACTGGAGCCCAAGTGGCCCAAAGCCTTCTGGGACGACTGGATGCGGCAGCCGGAGCAGCGGCGCGACCGCTCATGCGTGCGGCCCGAAATCTCACGTACAATCACGTTCGGCCGCAAGGGCGTGAGCCTGGGCCAGTTCTTCGACCAGTACCTGCGCTACATCAAGCTCAACACTGAATTCGTGCCTTTCACCAAGCGCGACCTCTCCTACCTGGAGAGGAAGCGCTACGACGAGAACTTCGTCAAGGAGGTGTACAGCGCCCCCTTGGTCAAGGTGGAGGAACTGCACAGCGGCAGCTTGAAGGGCGCGGGCCCCTTCCGCGTGCAGTACTCCAGTCGGGACAGCTTCAAGGCGCTGGCGCGGAGTCTGGGCGTCATGGACGACCTCAAGTCGGGGGTCCCGCGGGCGGGCTACAGGGGCGTGGTCAGCTTCATGTCTCGCGGTCGCAGGATCTTCTTAGCGCCTCCTGATGGCTGGACTAAATATGACACCAGCTGGAGCTGA
- the mgat1b gene encoding alpha-1,3-mannosyl-glycoprotein 2-beta-N-acetylglucosaminyltransferase b isoform X1, translating into MKEEDFSTSVCSSLLSLMWCHWAMLRKRGSLILCGAFLFVAWNALLLLFLWGRPPIGRLGGGGGAEPGGGEEWGMGKGKGGSNLAGEVIRLAEEVESELETQKKLLKQIQTHRSLWEQQKESEKRGSEQLEKELRNEEQNKPPAPRPQKPNSAAEQQQQQKQEDPHKPLYPDPPDEHKPEAIENNEVLKEKGDGDLAGPKSEPQPVIPILVIACDRVTVRRSLDKLIQYRPSAELHPIIVSQDCGHVETARVIGSYGSQVKHISQPDLADIAVRPEHRKFQGYYKIARHYHWALNQVFNTLGYDTVVIVEDDLEVASDFFEYFRALHPFLRTDPTLWCVSAWNDNGRDGLVDPGRADLLYRTDFFPGLGWMLMKEMWNELEPKWPKAFWDDWMRQPEQRRDRSCVRPEISRTITFGRKGVSLGQFFDQYLRYIKLNTEFVPFTKRDLSYLERKRYDENFVKEVYSAPLVKVEELHSGSLKGAGPFRVQYSSRDSFKALARSLGVMDDLKSGVPRAGYRGVVSFMSRGRRIFLAPPDGWTKYDTSWS; encoded by the exons tTTGTTCCTCCCTGCTCTCCCTGATGTGGTGCCACTGGGCCATGCTGCGCAAGAGAGGCTCACTCATCCTGTGTGGAGCCTTCCTATTCGTCGCCTGGAACGccttgctcctcctcttcctctggggCCGGCCTCCCATTGGTCGACTGGGGGGAGGTGGCGGGGCAGAgccggggggaggggaggagtgggggatggggaaggggaagggcgGGTCTAACCTGGCCGGGGAGGTGATCCGATTGGCTGAGGAGGTCGAGTCCGAGCTGGAGACCCAGAAGAAGCTTCTAAAACAAATCCAAACTCACCGGTCGCTATGGGAACAGCAGAAGGAGTCTGAGAAGAGGGGCTCGGAACAGCTGGAGAAGGAGCTGAGGAACGAGGAGCAGAACAAACCCCCTGCTCCACGTCCTCAGAAGCCCAACAGCGCAGccgagcagcagcaacagcagaaacAAGAAGACCCGCACAAGCCGCTTTACCCAGACCCGCCCGACGAACACAAACCTGAGGCCATCGAGAACAACGAGGTCCTGAAGGAGAAGGGCGATGGGGACTTGGCCGGCCCCAAGTCAGAGCCGCAGCCGGTCATCCCGATCCTCGTCATCGCCTGCGACCGGGTCACCGTCCGCAGGAGCCTGGACAAGCTCATCCAGTACCGGCCCTCCGCCGAGCTGCACCCGATCATCGTCAGCCAGGACTGCGGCCACGTCGAGACGGCGCGCGTCATTGGCTCCTACGGCAGCCAGGTGAAGCACATCAGCCAACCGGATCTGGCCGACATAGCCGTGCGGCCGGAGCACAGGAAGTTCCAGGGCTACTACAAGATCGCCCGCCACTACCACTGGGCCCTCAACCAGGTCTTCAACACCCTCGGCTACGACACGGTGGTCATTGTGGAGGACGACTTGGAG GTGGCGTCTGACTTCTTTGAGTACTTCCGCGCCCTCCACCCGTTCCTGCGCACGGACCCGACCCTGTGGTGCGTCTCCGCCTGGAACGACAACGGGCGCGACGGCCTGGTGGACCCGGGCCGGGCGGACCTCCTGTACCGCACCGACTTCTTCCCAGGCCTGGGCTGGATGCTGATGAAGGAGATGTGGAATGAACTGGAGCCCAAGTGGCCCAAAGCCTTCTGGGACGACTGGATGCGGCAGCCGGAGCAGCGGCGCGACCGCTCATGCGTGCGGCCCGAAATCTCACGTACAATCACGTTCGGCCGCAAGGGCGTGAGCCTGGGCCAGTTCTTCGACCAGTACCTGCGCTACATCAAGCTCAACACTGAATTCGTGCCTTTCACCAAGCGCGACCTCTCCTACCTGGAGAGGAAGCGCTACGACGAGAACTTCGTCAAGGAGGTGTACAGCGCCCCCTTGGTCAAGGTGGAGGAACTGCACAGCGGCAGCTTGAAGGGCGCGGGCCCCTTCCGCGTGCAGTACTCCAGTCGGGACAGCTTCAAGGCGCTGGCGCGGAGTCTGGGCGTCATGGACGACCTCAAGTCGGGGGTCCCGCGGGCGGGCTACAGGGGCGTGGTCAGCTTCATGTCTCGCGGTCGCAGGATCTTCTTAGCGCCTCCTGATGGCTGGACTAAATATGACACCAGCTGGAGCTGA
- the ddx39b gene encoding DEAD (Asp-Glu-Ala-Asp) box polypeptide 39B — translation MTENDVENELLDYEEDEVDTAGSVGDGALVGVGGDPLSIRKEAVKGSYVSIHSSGFRDFLLKPELLRAIVDCGFEHPSEVQHECIPQAILGMDVLCQAKSGMGKTAVFVLATLQQLEPVTGQVSVLVMCHTRELAFQISKEYERFSKYMPTVKVAVFFGGLSIKKDEEVLKRESPHVVVGTPGRILALSRNKSLNLRHIKHFILDECDKMLEQLDMRRDVQEIFRMTPHEKQVMMFSATLSKEIRPVCRKFMQDPMEVFVDDETKLTLHGLQQYYVKLKDNEKNRKLFDLLDVLEFNQVVIFVKSVQRCIALAQLLVEQNFPAIAIHRGMPQEERLSRYQQFKDFQRRILVATNLFGRGMDIERVNIAFNYDMPEDSDTYLHRVARAGRFGTKGLAITFVSDETDARILNDVQDRFEVNISELPEEIDISTYIEQTR, via the exons ATGACCGAGAATGATGTGGAGAACGAGTTGTTGGACTACGAGGAGGATGAGGTTGACACCGCGGGGAGTGTCGGTGACGGAGCCCTGGTCGGGGTAGGGGGCGACCCGTTATCCATACGGAAAGAGGCGGTAAAGGGCTCCTACGTGTCCATCCACTCGTCCGGCTTCCGAGACTTTCTGCTGAAGCCCGAGTTGCTGAGAGCCATCGTGGACTGCGGCTTCGAGCATCCTTCCGAAG ttcaacATGAGTGCATTCCCCAGGCCATCTTGGGGATGGATGTGTTGTGTCAGGCCAAGTCTGGAATGGGCAAGACAGCTGTCTTCGTCCTGGCCACCCTGCAACAGCTCGAGCCTGTCACTGGGCAG GTGTCGGTCCTGGTGATGTGCCACACGAGAGAACTGGCCTTCCAGATCAGCAAGGAGTACGAGCGCTTCTCCAAGTATATGCCCACTGTTAAG GTGGCCGTGTTCTTTGGGGGTCTGTCCATCAAGAAGGACGAGGAGGTTTTGAAGCGAGAGAGTCCCCACGTGGTGGTGGGCACGCCGGGACGCATCCTGGCCCTCTCCCGCAACAAGAGCCTCAACCTGCGCCACATCAAACATTTCATCTTGGATGAATGTGACAAGATGCTCGAACAGCTTG ACATGCGTCGAGATGTGCAGGAGATTTTTCGCATGACCCCCCATGAGAAGCAAGTGATGATGTTCAGCGCCACACTCAGCAAAGAGATCCGCCCCGTCTGCCGGAAGTTCATGCAAGAT CCGATGGAGGTGTTTGTGGACGACGAGACCAAGCTGACGCTGCACGGCCTGCAGCAGTACTACGTCAAGCTCAAGGACAACGAGAAGAACCGCAAGCTCTTCGACCTGCTTGACGTGCTCGAGTTCAACCAG GTGGTGATCTTTGTGAAGTCTGTGCAGCGCTGCATTGCTCTCGCTCAGCTGCTGGTGGAGCAGAACTTTCCAGCCATCGCCATCCACCGAGGCATGCCACAGGAGGAGAG GCTGTCCCGTTACCAGCAGTTTAAGGATTTCCAGCGTCGTATCCTGGTGGCTACCAACCTGTTTGGCCGTGGCATGGACATAGAGAGAGTCAACATCGCCTTTAACTACGACATGCCCGAGGACTCGGACACATACCTgcacagg GTGGCACGTGCGGGCCGCTTCGGGACAAAGGGTCTGGCCATCACCTTTGTGTCAGACGAGACTGACGCCCGCATCCTGAACGACGTGCAGGACCGCTTCGAAGTCAACATCAGCGAGCTGCCTGAAGAAATCGACATCTCCACTTACA TTGAACAGACCCGATGA
- the polr1h gene encoding DNA-directed RNA polymerase I subunit RPA12 → MSCFSGDPNFCPECGNVLPLPGAPDTIKCPRCEFIIPVKELANQVITSSVVFNPLEVMVSTGDTEEDAELKGPVIDRRCSRCNKEGMVYHTRQMRSADEGQTVFFTCIHCRYQEKEDS, encoded by the exons ATGTCTTGTTTTAGTGGAGACCCTAACTTCTGCCCAGAGTGCGGGAACGTGCTTCCTTTACCTGGGGCACCAGACACCATCAAATGCCCTCGATGTGAATTTATCATTCCAGTGAAAG AATTAGCCAACCAAGTAATCACTTCATCAGTAGTGTTCAACCCATTAGAAGTTATGGTCAGCACAGGGGACACGGAGGAAGATGCTGAACTCAAAGGCCCAGTG ATCGACAGGCGGTGCTCCAGGTGTAATAAAGAGGGGATGGTTTACCACACGCGACAGATGAGGTCTGCTGACGAAGGCCAGACCGTCTTCTTCACATGTATACACTGCAG ATACCAGGAGAAAGAAGACTCGTGA